One Capsicum annuum cultivar UCD-10X-F1 chromosome 2, UCD10Xv1.1, whole genome shotgun sequence genomic window carries:
- the LOC107858620 gene encoding prostamide/prostaglandin F synthase isoform X1 yields MMASVQGSLALAKFPSSSFPSTAPKIFNFLHPFPSTTLTATLSLFSSTLTTPKRVSSLVAKASSTTAYPQDIADVLADVTIFTATGQPVKFHDLWDQNEGIAVVALLRHFGCPCCWELAKALKETKERFDSAGVKLIAVGVGAPNKARILAERLPFPLDCLYADPDRRAYDVLGLYYGVGRTFFNPASATVLSRFKELWEATRNYTIEATPDDRSGVLQQGGMFLFKGKQLLYAWKDEGTGDHAPMEDIFDICCKVPVA; encoded by the exons ATGATGGCTTCTGTGCAGGGTAGCCTAGCACTTGCAAAGTTTCCTTCTTCTTCCTTTCCCTCCACCGCtcccaaaatcttcaattttcttcACCCTTTCCCTTCTACAACTCTCACTGCCACTCTATCTCTATTTTCTTCAACACTCACTACACCAAAACGAGTTTCTAGTTTGGTGGCTAAAGCTTCTTCCACCACTGCCTATCCTCAAGACATAGCTGATGTCCTCGCTGATGTTACTATTTTCACTGCCACTGGTCAGCCTGTCAAGTTTCACGACCTTTGGGATCAAAATGAA GGAATAGCTGTTGTTGCACTTCTGAGGCATTTTGGCTGTCCTTGCTG CTGGGAACTTGCTAAAGCACTCAAAGAGACAAAAGAGAGATTTGATTCTGCTGGTGTAAAGCTAATTGCAGTTGGTGTTGGCGCTCCTAACAAAGCTCGTATTCTTGCTGAAAGG TTACCATTTCCATTGGATTGCTTGTACGCTGATCCTGACCGCAGG GCATACGATGTCCTAGGCCTGTATTATGGTGTTGGGCGCACATTTTTCAACCCAGCAAGT GCTACAGTGCTCTCTAGATTCAAAGAACTGTGGGAAGCTACAAGGAACTACACTATTGAAGCCACCCCTGATGACAGAAGTGGTGTGTTGCAGCAG GGAGGAATGTTTCTCTTTAAAGGGAAGCAGTTGTTGTACGCATGGAAGGATGAAGGGACTGGTGACCATGCTCCCATGGAAGATATCTTTGATATTTGCTGCAAAGTTCCTGTTGCATAA